GTTAGTCAGGCTAACAAAATCGTCTACAGTTAACCGTTCGGCCCGCAGCTCATAAAGCGGATTATCTGACATCTTATCTTTCGGAACAACCCCTGAAAGGGAATTGCGTAAAGTTTTGCGGCGTTGATTGAATCCTGCTTTGACGACACGCCAAAATAGCTTCTCATCACAGGCCAGTTGCTCACGGTCATTGCGGGTCATACGGATGACACCCGACAGTACCTTAGGCGGCGGATTAAAAGCGCCAGCCTTTACAGTAAAGAGATATTCTACTTTATAGTAAGCTTGTAAAAACACACTCAGAATTCCATACTCTTTACTGCCTGCTTTCGCTGTACAGCGCTCAGCGACTTCTTTTTGAAACATACCTGTCATCTGAACAACACGTTGACGTTCGTCCAAAATTTTGAAGAGGATCTGAGAGGAAATATTATAGGGAAAGTTGCCAATGACAGCCATCTTTTCGCCAAAATATTGCGAAAAATCAAGGTTTAGAAAATCGCCATGGATCAATCTTTTTCCCAACTGTGGGTATTTATCGTCCAAATAGGCAATCGATTCATCATCAACATCGATCAGATAGGTCTCATATTCTTCTTTCTGTAATAGAAAATCCGAAAGGACACCCATTCCCGGACCAACTTCGAGTACTTGGCTGAAACCCAATTTAGGATCCAATGCCTCTACAATACGTTGTGCGGCATTCTTATCGTTTAAGAAATGCTGTCCTAGATGTTTTTTTGCTCTAACTGTACTCATGATGCAAAATTAGAAATTAAAAAGCTTTATAAAGTAAAAAGTCAAAATTAAAAAGCAGAGACAGTTTGCAAACCATAGGCTTCTCTGACCAAAATCTCAATACGCATATCTAACTACTCAATACTAAAAAAAAATCCCTATTTTTGATTCAAAGCATTTAAAAAGGATGAGTGATAAACTAAAAATCGGAATTACCGTAGGGGATATTAATGGTATTGGACTTGAAGTAATTATCAAGTCATTGGTAGATCAACGTATGTGCGATTTTTTCACACCAATTGTTTATGGAAATACAAAAGTTGCCTCTTTTCATCGGAAAGCGGTGGGAATAAACGATTTTAGTTTTAATGTAGTAAATGATGCTGAACAAGCCCATCCTAAAAGGGCAAATATGATCAATTGCTGGCAGGAAGATGTCAAGATCTCTTTGGGAGAGGAGAACGAAATTGGTGGAAAATATGCTTTTTTGTCTTTGGAAAGAGCGATTGAGGATTTGAAAGCTGGTAAAATAGATGCTTTAGTGACTGCACCCATCAATAAGCATAATATTCAACAGGAGGGATTCCAATTTCCTGGTCATACCGAATATTTGCAGGCCAAAGTTGAAGCTGATGATGTATTGATGTTTATGGTATGTGACGAACTACGCATTGGTGTGGTGACAGGACATATTCCGCTACATGATGTGGCTGCGAATATTACTGAAGAGGCGATACTGAAAAAGCTGATCCTCATGAATGAGTCTTTGAAAAAGGATTTCTGGGTAGAGAAACCCAAAATTGCCGTTTTAGGACTTAATCCACATGCTGGGGATCATGGAATTATCGGTACGGAGGACGACCAGATTATTCGACCAACAGTAGAAAAAGCAAATGAGCAAGGGATTTTTTGTTTTGGACCCTATCCAGCAGATGGTTTCTTTGCAAAAGGAGCATATGAAAAGTTTGATGCCGTATTGGCGATGTACCACGATCAAGGATTAATTCCGTTTAAGCATATCGCAAAAGGTGCTGGTGTAAATTATACAGCAGGATTACCTATTGTACGTACTTCGCCAGATCATGGTACAGGCTACGATATCGCTGGAAAAAATCTGGCTTCACCAAGCTCATTTGTAGAAGCAATTTTCACTGCAGTCCATATTGTAAAACGCCGCAGGGAACAGGCTGAATTACTGAAAAATCCATTGGCATTCCGCAAATTGTCCAAAGATCGGGATTAGGTTGATAATAATTGATGATTTTTTTGATCTATAAGGTTATATAAGTCAGGTTAAGCAGGTGACGAGAACCATAGCCGTCATTAAGGATCATAATGATTCTCGAGGGATAAGTAAAACAGAAATCGTATCAGCCTACAGCTTCTATAATCAAAATCTCAATACTTAATACTAAAAAAAGTATTACTTTTGCAAACTGTTTGGTTTTTTACCTGCTGTTCTAACTATGTGCGATAATTTACAACATCCAATATTTTCTATCATCAAAGAGCTCGCCGAGCAGACAAATACGGAGTGTTATGTCATCGGAGGGTATGTACGCGACTACATTATGAAGCGTCCATTCAAGAATGATGTGGATATTGTTGTGGTGGGAAGTGGTATTGAATTTGCAACTTTACTAGGTGAAAGGCTTCATACTAAAGTGGCGGTCTATAAGAATTTTGGAACTGCAATGCTCGTTTTTGAGGGCTTGAATGTAGAGTTTGTGGGTGCGCGGAGGGAATCTTACCGAGCAAACTCCCGGAAACCAATTGTAGAGGATGGCACATTGACCGATGATCAAAACCGTCGTGATTTTACTATCAACGCCATGGCTTTTTCGCTGAATAAAGCCGATTACGGTACAATGGTAGACCCCTTCGATGGGGTAAAGGATCTCGAGCACCGTGTGATTCGGACGCCTCTTAATCCAATTGAAACTTTCTCAGACGATCCATTGCGTATGATGCGTGCGATCCGTTTTGCAACCCAGCTAAATTTCAAGATTGACATTGCGGCTATTACAGCAATTACTGATACAAAAGAACGTATTAAGATTATTTCGAGGGAACGGATTATCGATGAGATCAATAAGATCATTCTTTCCCCAAAACCCTCGGTGGGTTTTAAATACCTTTTTGATACAGGCTTATTAGAATTGATTTTTCCGGCCATGTACAACCTGCATGGAGTTGATATTATTGATGGAAAAGGACATAAGGATAATTTCTACCACACATTGGAAGTACTGGATAATGTCTGTGAATTATCGGGGGATCTCTGGTTACGCTGGGCTGCTATTATGCACGATATTGCTAAACCTGCGACAAAACGTTTTGATAAGAAATTGGGCTGGACATTTCATGGGCATGAAGACCGCGGTGCACGTATGGTGCCTAAGCTTTTTGCTGAACTAAAATTGCCGCTTCATGAAAAGATGAAATTCGTACAGAAACTTGTACAATTGCATCTTCGTCCGATTGTCCTTGCTCAGGATATTGTGACAGATTCTGCTGTCAGACGCTTATTATTTGAAGCAGGTGATGACATTGATGCATTAATGATGCTGTGCCACGCCGATGTGACAACGAAGAATGAGTTTAAAAAGAAAAAGTACCGCCAAAATTTTGAACTTGTCAAGCAGAAACTAAAGGATGTAGAGGAACGTGACAAGATACGAAATTGGCAACCGCCGATCAGTGGAGAAGATATTATGATACTTTTTGGATTAACACCCGGCCGCGCTGTTGGGCAATTAAAAAACTTGATCCGCGAGGCTATTTTGGAGGGTGAGATTCCGAATTCCCGGATTGAAGCCTATCAATATCTAGTAAAAAAGGCTGGAGACATGGGTTTGGAGGTCAAACAAGAAATCCAGTTGGAAATTTCCAATTCTTAAAATATAGTATTAATTTTAAACTGCTAAAAAGAAGAATACATAGAAGATGGCAATTTATAGATTTAGAGTTACTTTTGAAGATTATGAAGATGTATATCGTGAAATTGATATGCCTTCGAAAAGTACATTTTTAGACATGCACGAGGAAATCCATAAAACGACAGGTTATGCGACGGATACTTCTTCCTCTTTTTATGTGAGCAATGATCAATGGAAAAAAGGGACAGAAATAGCGTTTAAACCGAACCAGCGAAAAAAAGATGCTGAAGTTTTGTTAATGGAGAATATTCGCCTGAGCAAGTTTATTGATGATCCTCACCAAAAGTTTTATTACGTCTATAATTTTGACCGCCCTTATGATTTTCAAGTGGAGCTGATCAAGATTTTGAAAGAGGAAGTGGGTAAAGACTATCCGGCATTATTCAAATCTGTTGGCCAGGTGCCTAAAACTATGACTGCCGCTAACTTCCCGGTATCCGATGCTGTTGAGGAGGATGAATTTGTTGAGGAAGATGATACACAATATGGTGTGGATGACGAAGACGAATTAGATGGCTTTGATAGCGAAGATGAAGACGAAGAGGGTGAAGGCGAGGAAGAGCGCGAGGGATCTAACGGCTACGAAGACGAATATTAATTGAAAATGCTTTCAATGCATATTTGAGCATTTGAAGCAAATATTATGGCAAAAAAGAAAACACTGATAGCCATTGTAGGTCCGACTGCTGTTGGAAAAACTGCAATGGCTATTTCATTAGCTCAATATTTTAAGACCGAAATTATTTCTGCCGATTCCCGGCAGTTCTATCGCGAGATGACGATTGGTACAGCAAAGCCAGATCTAGAAGAACTGGCTAGTGCTCCGCATCATTTTATAAATTCACATTCCATTACCCAAGATTATTCTGCTGGAGATTTTGAACGGGAAGCCTTACACAAGTTGGATGACCTTTTCCGGCAACATGATGTGGTCGTTATGGTCGGAGGATCTGGACTTTTTGTACGTGCGCTCTGTGAAGGCTTGGATGATCTCCCTAAAGCAGGAGATGAGGTACGCGAAAGACTTAACAATGAAATGGCACAGCTGGGGCTTGAACAGATGAAAGAGCGATTAAAAACAATTGATCCAGCCTATTATCAAATCGCTGATATTGATAATCCACAGCGTGTCGTTCGTGCCTTGGAAGTATTTGAGGCAACAGGCAAACCCATGTCCTTTTATCACAAAAAAAACCTAAGTAAGAGACCATTTGATATCCTGACGATCGGATTGAATATGGCACGTCCCCAGTTGTACGAAAGGATTAATCTTCGGGTGGAACGGATGATGGAATTGGGATTGTTGGAAGAGGTAAAATCATTATTTCCCTTTAGAAACAAGCCGGCTTTGTTGACGGTAGGCTACGCTGAATTGTTTGATTACCTCGACGGAAATATTTCCTTGGAAGAAGCTGTGGAGAGGATCAAGCAAAATTCAAGACGCTATGCGAAGCGGCAGATTACCTGGTTTAAAAAATATGGCAATACCTCGTGGTTTCAACCTGATGAAACAGGGACGGTTATTGATTTCATAAATGCTAAGCTAATTGAAGGGAACACAATAAGTTAATCAGCATCTCATTACAATAAAACTTTCATTCTCTCACGAGAGGAACAACAGTTATAAAAATTAACTGAAGGTTCTTTTTCTGGCCAATGCAAAGAAAAAAGGCTGTCGATGATTACCAACAGCCTTTTTTATGAACCTTATTAGCTTACTTTACCAAGTAATTCCATCCAAATGGATCGGCTACTTTACCATAGCGCAATTCATTTAGATAATGTAAAACTTTATTGGAGAACTCACGGCCCTCAACTGGAGGTAAATTGTAGTCTTGTCCTTCAAAACCGATCCGGCTAATGTCAGTAATCGTAGCAGCTGTTCCTGCAGCAAATGCCTCAGTAACTGTACCTGCTTTAATCCCATCAATAAGCTCCTGTACGGATACTTTCCGCTGCTCAGTTTTATAACCCCATTTTTCTGCCAATTCCATAATTGTACGACGCGTTACACCATGTAAGATGGTATCGCCATGCGGCGTGATAATGGTATCACCAATACGGAAGATTAGGTTTGCGGTACCCGCTTCTTCGATATATTTGTGTTCTGAAGCATCAGTCCACATAATTTGATCGTAGCCTTCATCGTTAGCCAATTGGGTCGGATAAAGCGACAGCGCATAATTACCTGCATTTTTCGAGAATCCAACACCGCCTTCAGCTGCACGTGTATAGTACGTTTCAACTTTTAAGCTAATCGGTTTACTATAGTAAGCACCAACTGGGCCAGTGATAATGATAAACTTGTATGATTTGGATGGATGTACGCCCAACGCAGCTTCAGTACCGAACATAAATGGACGTATATACAAAGAAGAACCTTCTTTAGCAGGAACCCAATTACGGTCAATATCCAATAGTTTGTTCAGACCATCCATAAAAATTTCCTCAGGAACCTCAGGCATCTGAAGGCGTGCTGCAGATTTGTTGAATCTTTCCCAGTTTCTGTCTGGACGAAAGATGCTCACTGTACCATCTGCGAATTTATAGGCTTTAATACCTTCAAAGATTGCTTGACCATAATGTAAAGCTGACATGGAAGGACTGAAACTGATATCTCCGTAAGGGACGATGCTGACATCTTTCCATTCACCATCATCATAGTCTGCGACCAGCATGTGGTCGGATAATATCTTTCCGAATTTTAGATTGTCGAAATCTACTTGCGAGAGTCTTGAATTTTGAGTTGGCTCTACGCGAATTGAATAGTTCTCTGTCGCGTTCATCTTATTTTTTATATTACTTAGGCTAAGTTAGGAAAAATTGAAATATAAATCGCACTTTGCTACGATAATTTCCCGTTTAGAAAAATGCCTTTTATTTCGGACAGTCATTCTCCTATTTACTACACTTCCCTATGAAAATGAAAAATAAACCGATAAAATTTATCGAGGCAACCTGCTTTCAATTAATTGTATTAATTTTGTGTTAATTAACACTGTTTCTGTATTTGTGGCATAAAGTTTGGCAATAAAGACTGCGACCGTAGATGGGCATTGGGTCGCTTTACGCTATAAAATCACTTATCATAAAATAAACTTAGTATGGAATTGACTCACCGTCTTAACAAAAGCAATGAAGTAACATCGGGTGAAACTCGCGAATTGTTACAGCGTGATGTTGAAATTCAAAAGAAAGGTATTTCTGTGAATTTTATTCTTGGTTTTTTTGTGTTTTTGTATAAAACCGCAATTAAACCCTAAAAAAACAGAGATTAGCCAAGATAGTCTCGTAAAATTTTGGCTAATCTCCCCAAGAATAGACGTTCGGTCAATCTTGTAAAATCTTTAAAAGCGGGTCAAGATATTCTCTATTATTGCTCAATCGAGGGACTTTATTCTGTCCACCCAGTTTACCTCTAGATTTCATCCACTTATAAAAAGTATCTGATGGTGCATTATGGACAATTGGCGGGCGAAGTGCCATGTTCTTGAATCGCTTTGCGTCGTAATCTGAATTTATTTCCCTCAACTTGGCATCCAATATTTCACAAAAACGTTTAAAATCGTTGGGTTGCTGTTCAAATTCAATGACCCATTCGTGCGCGCCTGCTTCAGCATCCCTAAAATAAACTGGTCCTGCGGTGTAATCTTTTATACGCGCATTTGTCAGTTTGCTTGCTTCGGCTAGTGCCTGTTCGGCATTGTCAACAATCACTTCTTCACCAAATGTATTGATATATTGTTTTGTACGTCCCGATATCTGAAAGCGGTAGGGCGACAAAGACGTAAACTTGATTGTGTCGCCTATTTTATAACGCCATAGTCCGGCATTGGTGGAAATGATCAGCGCATAGTTCTTGCCGATTTCGACCTGATCCAAACGTAGCGTTGTCGGGTTTTCCTCATGCATTCGTTCCGTGGGAAGGAATTCGTAATAAATCCCATAATCCAACATGAGCAGAAGATCTTCAGAGTCTGATTCATCCTGTAACCCAAAATACCCTTCTGAGGCATTGTAGTTTTCTAGATAGTACATCTTATCTGAAGGAATCAGTTTGTGGAACTGCTCGCGGTAGGGCTTGAAACTCACACCTCCATGACCATAAAACTCAAGGTTTGGCCATACTTCCAATAGATTGTTCTTGCCTGTGATTTCCAGTACACGTTTAGCCATCACAATATTCCATGTTGGTACACCCGCCAGACTAGTGACATTTTCTTTGATGGTAATTTGCGCGATCTGCTCAATTTTCTCTTCAAAATTGGGATTTAAAGTCACCTCCATGTTTGGGGTTCGTTTGAATTCCGCCCAAAATGGAAGGTTGCGGATCAGGATGGAAGATAGATCTCCATAATAGGAGTCTGGGCTAAAGTTGTTGATCTGCGATGAACCGCCGATGACAACAGACTTTCCTGTAAAAACACGGTTTTCAGGTCTATTGTGACAGTATATAGTCAACATGTCCTTCCCTCCCTGGAAGTGGCATTCTTCTAGGGCCTCTTCGCTCACCGGTATAAATTTGCTACGATCAGAGGTTGTTCCAGAAGATTTTGCAAACCATTTGATATCCGAAGGCCACAGAATATTCTGCTCACCTTTGATCATCCGATCTACATAACCTTTGATATCGTCATAATCCTGTATAGGTACGCGCTCTTTGAAGATTTCTGGGGTGAGTATGCTGGTGTAGTCGTATTTTTTTCCCCATTCCGTCGCCTCGGCAGTAGAAATTAAACTTTGGAACCATTCCTCTTGTACATCGTGGGGATATTTCATGAAAAGCTCGATTTGGTGAATCCTTTTTTTCATGAACCAAGTAAAAATGGAGTTTAATAAGGCCATATAGGGTATTCGTTATGCTTTAAAATTTTTTCCTTCTTAATTCAAAATGACGACCAAGATAGAACTTTCGAGCCAGTTCATTATCCGCGATCTCTTCAGGTGTGCCCGTAAGCATAATCTTTCCTTCGGTCAAAAGGTAGGCTCTATCTGTAATGGATAAAGTTTCCTGTACATTGTGGTCGGTGATTAAGATGCCAATATTACGTGTTTTGAGTTTAGCAACAATCGTTTGGATTTCCTCTACGGCAATAGGGTCAACCCCCGCAAATGGCTCATCCAATAGGATAAACGATGGATTTGCGGCCAATGCTCGAGCGATTTCCGTACGTCGGCGCTCGCCCCCCGACAAAAGATCACCTCTGTTTTTACGGACACGATGCAGACTGAATTCGGATAGCAATTCTTCCAACTTGGCCATACGTTCTTCTTTGTTGGGGTAGTGGATCTCCAGTACAGCCAGGATATTGTTTTCTACGGATAACTTGCGGAAAACAGAAGCTTCCTGTGCCAAATAACCTATTCCACGCTGCGCGCGTTGGTACATCGCATCTTGCGTGATCTCTTGATCATCTAAAAATACTTTTCCGTCATTGGGTTTGATCAGACCTACAATCATATAAAATGAGGTCGTTTTACCAGCACCATTTGGCCCCAGTAACCCGACAATCTCTCCTTGTTCTACATGAAAGGATACGTTGTTGACAACAGTACGTTGTTTATATTTTTTTATGAGATGTTCTGCCTTTAAAATCATCTTCTTGATTTATCTTGTCACTATAAATTTCTGCTCTACTTATTCCGCAAAATGCCAGATAATGCTGAATTTACCGTTGGAGCATTTGAATGCAAATCTATGGTAAATATATTTAATATCTTCTTAGTATTAAGTATTTAGATGCTAAAACGCTAATATCGAATTCCCTTGATGTTAAGCTGTAAGTTTCTTTTATTGCGCCACACATTCTCTTCAATGCTATAACAAATATCAAAACTCTGCCCCGAATTGATATGATCAATATGTTCTGCTAATCCGAAACCGATGCAATCAAAAGATGGAGAGTCTTCCTGGACAACTGTCATTTTTAAATGATTTGTACCTACAGGGAAAGCCGACCCTACTGAATTCACTTTCTTACTCAAGAAAATTGGTGACTCATTTTGTGGGCCAAAAGGTTCAAACTGTTGGAGTATGCGAAAAAATTTAGCGTCTATATCCTTCAGATGGAGTTTAGCATCGATCTGAATTTCTTGTGTCAGCATTTCGGGACTGATCCTACGAGCCACGACCTCTTCAAATCGATCTTGAAACAGGCTTACATTGTCCAGTGACATGGTCAGTCCAGCAGCATATTTGTGCCCTCCAAATTGCTCCAGTAAATCAGCACATTCGTTTAATGCTTCATATAGATCAAATCCGATTACTGATCGACACGAGCCCGCGATATGGCCATTCGTTTCCGTCAATATGATGGTGGGACGGTAATATTTCTCAGTCAATCGTGAAGCCACAATACCGATTACACCTTTATGCCAGTCTGATTTGTATAATACGGTAGATTTTCGGCTCTTGAGAACTACATTTTCTTCAATGAGCGCCAGCGCCTCCTCCGTTATTTTAAGGTCAAAATCCTTGCGGACATTGTTTTGATCATCAATGCTCGAACTAAAGTCTTTCGCTTCCTGTAGGGATTTTGAAATTAATAATTTGACGGCATCCTTAGCGTGGTCAATGCGGCCGGCTGCATTGATGCGTGGGCCGATTTGGAATACGATGTCATTGACCGTAAAAATCTTTGTTCTATTGTTGGATAGGTCAACCAATGCTTTTAATCCCACGCAGGGATTGGTATTGAGCTTGATCAACCCAAAGTGGCTTAAGATTCTATTCTCCCCAGTGATTGGGACGATATCTGATGCTATACTCACTGCAACCAGATCTAAAAATTGATAACAGGCATTGATATCCATTCCGTTGGTCAGTATGAACGCCTGGATGATCTTGAAGCCGATACCGCAACCAGAAAGTTCCTTGTAGGGATAATCACAATCTACACGTTTTGGATCTAAGACAGCGAAAGCGTTTGGAAGTTCTTCACCTGGGAGATGGTGGTCGCCAATGATAAAGTCTATCCCCTTCGTGTTGGCATAGTCAATTTTATCAATGGCTTTTATTCCACAGTCTAATGCAATAATAAGAGAAAAGCCATTAGCAGCGGCATAATCAATGCCCTGCGTAGATATACCATAGCCTTCTGCATAACGGTCCGGAATATAAAACTCCAGTTGACTATGAAATTCTCTGAAAAAACTGTAGACTACAGCAACTGCTGTAGTGCCATCAACATCGTAATCACCATAGATCAGGATCTTTTCTTTATTGCCGATAGCCTGAATGATTCGAGATATGGCTTTTTCCATATCCTTCATCAAAAAAGGATCGTGCAAATCGGACAATTGTGGCCTAAAAAACTGTTTCGCTTCGTCAAAACTTCCAATTCCCCTGTTGACGAGCAACTCTGCTAACACAGCGTTGATGTTTAATTCCTCGCGCAGTTTGTTGGTTATTTTGACATCAGTTTTAGATTTTAGTACCCACCTTTTTTGCATATCTTTGCACAATATTTTAAGTGTAAATATACGTTTTCAGGCTGGACTTACCTAATTCCTAAACCTGGTATTGGCCGCCTGTCGCTTAACGTGCATATTCCCAATGTTTTAAATATGGTACAGGCTTATTCTCTATATGAAGGTTCTTTTTCTGTCGATAAAAGTAGAAAATTCGTTCCCTTTGATCCATCCGTGGATGATCCGAAAGACCGTCCGGGATCCATGTTTATCCATGTCCATCCTTTTTTGATCAAAACAGAATCAGGTATTGTGATCTGTGATACCGGTTTGGGGCATACCGATGATAGTGGTGTGCTGAAGTTGCACAACAATATCCGGAAATTGGGTTATGAGCCAGACGATGTGAAATACGTATTAATGTCGCACCTGCATAAGGATCATGCCGGTGGTATGGTAAGTATGGAAAGTGGCTCCCCCCGAATTGCATTTCCCGAAGCTGAATATATAGTGCAAAGGGGAGAATGGGAAGATGCCTATTCCGGGATTTCGAGCTCATACCGTACAGAAATTTTTGATGTTGTCCAACGAAGTGGAAACTTGGTATTGGTAGAAGGAGAGGGGCAAGTAAATACTGAAATCAGTTATGTTCATAATGGTGGGCATACGCCACATCACCAAGCTTTTCATATCCGTACAGGTGGAATGCATTATTTTTTCGGGGGCGATGTTTTACCTGAACCAGAAGAGATTTTTCATAATTATGTAGCTAAATATGATTTTGATGGTCGGCGCTCGAAGGAGCTACGGCAAGCTTATTGGGGAGAAGGAGCTCCAGAAGGTTGGACCTTTTTATTCTATCACTCCAAAAATATAACCATTGGCCATAGCCAACTGCGGCCTGATGGAAGTTATAAACTGGTTGATGCAGTGTAGTGCGGGCGAAAATGGGTGATATGTCAACCAAAAAGCCTCATAGACTTTCGGATCTATGAGGCTTTTTTGATGTAAGAGTTAATATCCGGCATTCTGCGGGAAAGCAGCGCCAGTATTGCTATCAATGACTTCCTGTGGAATTGGCCAAAGAATAAATTCTTTCTTGACCACATCTTTAGATTGCGGGTTAAGCGTCTTTACACGGCGTAGGAAAACGTCAGCTCCGAAACGAGACAATGTCATTCTGCGCATTTCTTCGCCCATTAGCTCTCTTGCACGCTCATCCAATATAAAATCTTCGTTGATTGCCGAGGTATTTATTGGAGAAGCTTTTGCACGGGCACGTACAG
The window above is part of the Sphingobacterium sp. ML3W genome. Proteins encoded here:
- the lptB gene encoding LPS export ABC transporter ATP-binding protein; protein product: MILKAEHLIKKYKQRTVVNNVSFHVEQGEIVGLLGPNGAGKTTSFYMIVGLIKPNDGKVFLDDQEITQDAMYQRAQRGIGYLAQEASVFRKLSVENNILAVLEIHYPNKEERMAKLEELLSEFSLHRVRKNRGDLLSGGERRRTEIARALAANPSFILLDEPFAGVDPIAVEEIQTIVAKLKTRNIGILITDHNVQETLSITDRAYLLTEGKIMLTGTPEEIADNELARKFYLGRHFELRRKKF
- a CDS encoding GH3 auxin-responsive promoter family protein: MALLNSIFTWFMKKRIHQIELFMKYPHDVQEEWFQSLISTAEATEWGKKYDYTSILTPEIFKERVPIQDYDDIKGYVDRMIKGEQNILWPSDIKWFAKSSGTTSDRSKFIPVSEEALEECHFQGGKDMLTIYCHNRPENRVFTGKSVVIGGSSQINNFSPDSYYGDLSSILIRNLPFWAEFKRTPNMEVTLNPNFEEKIEQIAQITIKENVTSLAGVPTWNIVMAKRVLEITGKNNLLEVWPNLEFYGHGGVSFKPYREQFHKLIPSDKMYYLENYNASEGYFGLQDESDSEDLLLMLDYGIYYEFLPTERMHEENPTTLRLDQVEIGKNYALIISTNAGLWRYKIGDTIKFTSLSPYRFQISGRTKQYINTFGEEVIVDNAEQALAEASKLTNARIKDYTAGPVYFRDAEAGAHEWVIEFEQQPNDFKRFCEILDAKLREINSDYDAKRFKNMALRPPIVHNAPSDTFYKWMKSRGKLGGQNKVPRLSNNREYLDPLLKILQD
- the pdxA gene encoding 4-hydroxythreonine-4-phosphate dehydrogenase PdxA, whose protein sequence is MSDKLKIGITVGDINGIGLEVIIKSLVDQRMCDFFTPIVYGNTKVASFHRKAVGINDFSFNVVNDAEQAHPKRANMINCWQEDVKISLGEENEIGGKYAFLSLERAIEDLKAGKIDALVTAPINKHNIQQEGFQFPGHTEYLQAKVEADDVLMFMVCDELRIGVVTGHIPLHDVAANITEEAILKKLILMNESLKKDFWVEKPKIAVLGLNPHAGDHGIIGTEDDQIIRPTVEKANEQGIFCFGPYPADGFFAKGAYEKFDAVLAMYHDQGLIPFKHIAKGAGVNYTAGLPIVRTSPDHGTGYDIAGKNLASPSSFVEAIFTAVHIVKRRREQAELLKNPLAFRKLSKDRD
- a CDS encoding branched-chain amino acid aminotransferase, producing the protein MNATENYSIRVEPTQNSRLSQVDFDNLKFGKILSDHMLVADYDDGEWKDVSIVPYGDISFSPSMSALHYGQAIFEGIKAYKFADGTVSIFRPDRNWERFNKSAARLQMPEVPEEIFMDGLNKLLDIDRNWVPAKEGSSLYIRPFMFGTEAALGVHPSKSYKFIIITGPVGAYYSKPISLKVETYYTRAAEGGVGFSKNAGNYALSLYPTQLANDEGYDQIMWTDASEHKYIEEAGTANLIFRIGDTIITPHGDTILHGVTRRTIMELAEKWGYKTEQRKVSVQELIDGIKAGTVTEAFAAGTAATITDISRIGFEGQDYNLPPVEGREFSNKVLHYLNELRYGKVADPFGWNYLVK
- a CDS encoding HD domain-containing protein translates to MCDNLQHPIFSIIKELAEQTNTECYVIGGYVRDYIMKRPFKNDVDIVVVGSGIEFATLLGERLHTKVAVYKNFGTAMLVFEGLNVEFVGARRESYRANSRKPIVEDGTLTDDQNRRDFTINAMAFSLNKADYGTMVDPFDGVKDLEHRVIRTPLNPIETFSDDPLRMMRAIRFATQLNFKIDIAAITAITDTKERIKIISRERIIDEINKIILSPKPSVGFKYLFDTGLLELIFPAMYNLHGVDIIDGKGHKDNFYHTLEVLDNVCELSGDLWLRWAAIMHDIAKPATKRFDKKLGWTFHGHEDRGARMVPKLFAELKLPLHEKMKFVQKLVQLHLRPIVLAQDIVTDSAVRRLLFEAGDDIDALMMLCHADVTTKNEFKKKKYRQNFELVKQKLKDVEERDKIRNWQPPISGEDIMILFGLTPGRAVGQLKNLIREAILEGEIPNSRIEAYQYLVKKAGDMGLEVKQEIQLEISNS
- the rsmA gene encoding 16S rRNA (adenine(1518)-N(6)/adenine(1519)-N(6))-dimethyltransferase RsmA — translated: MSTVRAKKHLGQHFLNDKNAAQRIVEALDPKLGFSQVLEVGPGMGVLSDFLLQKEEYETYLIDVDDESIAYLDDKYPQLGKRLIHGDFLNLDFSQYFGEKMAVIGNFPYNISSQILFKILDERQRVVQMTGMFQKEVAERCTAKAGSKEYGILSVFLQAYYKVEYLFTVKAGAFNPPPKVLSGVIRMTRNDREQLACDEKLFWRVVKAGFNQRRKTLRNSLSGVVPKDKMSDNPLYELRAERLTVDDFVSLTNEIANCL
- the miaA gene encoding tRNA (adenosine(37)-N6)-dimethylallyltransferase MiaA, with the protein product MAKKKTLIAIVGPTAVGKTAMAISLAQYFKTEIISADSRQFYREMTIGTAKPDLEELASAPHHFINSHSITQDYSAGDFEREALHKLDDLFRQHDVVVMVGGSGLFVRALCEGLDDLPKAGDEVRERLNNEMAQLGLEQMKERLKTIDPAYYQIADIDNPQRVVRALEVFEATGKPMSFYHKKNLSKRPFDILTIGLNMARPQLYERINLRVERMMELGLLEEVKSLFPFRNKPALLTVGYAELFDYLDGNISLEEAVERIKQNSRRYAKRQITWFKKYGNTSWFQPDETGTVIDFINAKLIEGNTIS